A region of Planococcus sp. MSAK28401 DNA encodes the following proteins:
- a CDS encoding SDR family oxidoreductase: MKTMVFTGFPGFIATRLMESCARKGWELAAIVLPSEIEKAQRQAISIEEKTGCGRIRLLTGDITIEGLALSQQDRSWLENQPLIFWHLAAIYDLAVPQAIAKKINILGTQNVNDLVKTLDQLERYMYFSTAYVAGRREGLLLEDELIRPQTFKNHYEETKFEAELLVQQLKTQVPTTIIRPGIVRGHSISGETSKFDGPYFFLNMIDRMKRLPAIPYIGHSYTTINVVPVDYILEASIYLSGLKKAESATVHLTDPNPHPVEEVYRAMVHEMTGKYPKGRVPKKLAAISMKTPAIRKYLGVEAETLDYMDWQAQFDTRNAQSLLEGSGIRPADFLETIPAMVAFYNEHKGYQKYHVTIA; encoded by the coding sequence ATGAAGACGATGGTGTTTACCGGGTTTCCCGGATTTATCGCAACACGTTTAATGGAATCATGTGCCCGAAAAGGCTGGGAATTGGCGGCAATCGTTCTGCCCAGTGAAATAGAGAAAGCGCAAAGGCAGGCAATCAGCATTGAGGAAAAGACCGGCTGTGGGCGGATTCGACTGCTGACGGGAGATATTACAATAGAAGGGTTGGCGCTTTCGCAGCAAGACCGGTCCTGGCTAGAAAACCAGCCGCTCATCTTTTGGCACTTGGCAGCCATCTATGATTTGGCGGTGCCGCAAGCTATCGCAAAAAAAATCAACATCTTAGGTACGCAAAACGTTAACGATCTAGTCAAGACACTTGATCAGCTGGAGCGCTATATGTATTTCAGTACGGCTTATGTGGCGGGCAGAAGAGAGGGCTTGTTGCTCGAAGATGAGCTTATCCGTCCGCAGACATTCAAGAACCATTATGAAGAAACAAAATTTGAAGCAGAATTGCTCGTCCAACAATTGAAAACACAAGTGCCGACGACCATCATCCGTCCAGGAATTGTCCGTGGCCATTCCATAAGCGGAGAGACCTCAAAGTTCGACGGCCCGTATTTCTTTTTGAATATGATCGACCGGATGAAACGGTTGCCTGCGATTCCGTATATCGGGCATTCGTACACAACCATCAACGTTGTACCGGTAGACTACATCTTAGAAGCTTCTATTTATTTGAGCGGCCTTAAAAAAGCCGAATCGGCAACCGTTCATTTGACTGACCCCAATCCTCATCCTGTAGAAGAAGTATACCGGGCAATGGTCCATGAAATGACTGGAAAGTATCCGAAAGGCCGGGTCCCGAAAAAACTTGCGGCCATCTCGATGAAGACACCGGCCATCCGCAAGTATCTCGGCGTTGAAGCCGAGACTTTGGATTACATGGACTGGCAGGCGCAATTCGATACGCGCAACGCCCAGTCCTTATTGGAAGGAAGCGGCATCCGGCCGGCTGATTTTCTGGAAACGATCCCGGCAATGGTGGCCTTCTATAATGAACATAAGGGATATCAAAAATACCATGTCACGATTGCCTAG